In one Pseudarthrobacter sp. NBSH8 genomic region, the following are encoded:
- a CDS encoding DeoR/GlpR family DNA-binding transcription regulator, with protein sequence MSSSPKEAPLTPRQRTILDQLEQRGFISTMDLAETFAVSDMTVRRDTRVLSQKGLARVVHGGVSAVNASGQNADFAARAREDADAKQRVARACVSMIGERDAIILDAGTTTYQIALELPPTFAGTIITHSAPAIQRCLQLSAARTICLGGELLLDSQAFNGPMTVSAAAGLRAKTAFIGVSGLHDEAFYIERDVERATKNALMDAAEQVVVVATHQKMLRYALARLAAFDAVDVLVTDAPPPREIEDALRAANVKVVVAA encoded by the coding sequence ATGAGCAGCTCACCGAAAGAGGCGCCGTTGACGCCCCGCCAGCGCACCATCCTGGACCAGCTCGAGCAGCGGGGCTTCATCTCCACGATGGACCTCGCCGAAACGTTCGCGGTCTCGGACATGACGGTGCGCCGGGACACCCGAGTGCTGTCCCAAAAGGGGCTGGCGCGGGTGGTTCACGGCGGCGTCAGCGCCGTCAACGCCAGCGGGCAGAACGCGGACTTCGCGGCCCGGGCCCGGGAGGATGCTGACGCCAAGCAGCGGGTGGCCCGGGCCTGCGTGTCCATGATCGGCGAGCGGGACGCCATCATCTTGGACGCCGGGACCACCACGTACCAGATTGCTCTGGAGCTGCCGCCGACGTTCGCGGGCACCATCATCACCCACTCCGCGCCCGCCATCCAGCGCTGCCTGCAACTGTCGGCGGCGCGGACCATCTGCCTCGGCGGTGAGCTGCTCCTGGACAGCCAGGCGTTCAATGGCCCCATGACGGTGAGTGCCGCCGCCGGCCTCCGGGCCAAAACGGCGTTTATAGGGGTCAGCGGGCTCCACGACGAGGCGTTCTACATTGAGCGGGACGTGGAGCGCGCCACCAAGAACGCCCTTATGGACGCAGCCGAACAGGTGGTGGTGGTGGCAACGCACCAGAAAATGCTGCGGTACGCGCTGGCGCGGCTCGCCGCATTCGACGCCGTGGACGTGCTGGTGACGGACGCGCCGCCGCCCCGGGAGATCGAGGACGCACTGCGTGCCGCCAACGTCAAGGTCGTGGTGGCCGCGTGA
- a CDS encoding 2-hydroxyacid dehydrogenase, with protein sequence MSAPLRVALPDRKMLDALEPIAGVEFVLWDLSGPPPSGRFDLLVPPYMGKPAALAALDCVEVGLVQSQSIGYDGVAAVLPGGCLFANAAGVHETSTAELALGMMIASQRGMPDFARNQVSGTWDNSHRPSLADRRVLLVGYGGVGKAIEARLLPFETHVTRMASRERDDQRGRIHGIDALYEQLPLHDIVVISVPLSERTHQLVDRKFLAAMPDGALLVNVARGPVANTDALRAETSSGRLRAALDVTDPEPLPASHPLWTTPGVLITPHVGGASSAMFPRMVRLVRQQISLLLAGGEPVNVVLGR encoded by the coding sequence GTGAGCGCGCCGCTCCGGGTGGCCCTACCCGACCGGAAGATGCTGGACGCGCTCGAGCCGATTGCCGGCGTCGAGTTTGTCCTGTGGGACCTCAGCGGCCCGCCGCCGTCGGGCCGTTTCGACCTGCTGGTGCCTCCCTACATGGGCAAGCCTGCGGCGCTGGCCGCGCTGGACTGCGTTGAGGTGGGGCTGGTGCAGAGCCAGTCGATCGGGTACGACGGCGTAGCTGCAGTTCTGCCCGGCGGCTGCCTTTTCGCCAACGCGGCCGGGGTCCATGAGACGTCGACGGCGGAACTCGCGTTGGGCATGATGATCGCCAGCCAGCGCGGGATGCCAGACTTTGCCCGGAACCAGGTGTCCGGGACGTGGGACAACAGCCATCGGCCCAGCCTCGCGGACCGGCGCGTGCTGCTGGTGGGCTACGGGGGAGTGGGGAAGGCCATCGAGGCCAGGCTCCTGCCGTTCGAAACCCACGTGACGCGGATGGCCAGCCGGGAACGCGACGACCAGCGGGGCCGGATCCACGGGATCGACGCACTCTACGAACAGTTGCCGCTGCACGACATCGTGGTGATCAGCGTCCCCCTGAGTGAGCGCACACACCAGCTGGTGGACCGGAAGTTCCTGGCCGCGATGCCGGACGGAGCGCTGCTGGTGAATGTGGCCCGAGGCCCCGTGGCGAACACGGATGCCCTGCGGGCCGAGACGTCGTCCGGGCGGCTGCGGGCCGCACTGGACGTCACCGACCCCGAGCCGTTGCCGGCCAGCCACCCGCTGTGGACTACTCCCGGCGTGCTCATCACCCCGCACGTGGGCGGGGCAAGCTCGGCGATGTTCCCGCGGATGGTCCGGCTGGTCAGGCAGCAGATCTCGCTGCTGCTGGCGGGCGGGGAACCGGTGAACGTGGTGCTGGGCCGCTAG
- a CDS encoding alpha/beta fold hydrolase has protein sequence MIQTVQSADGTTIAYELAGSGPALILVGGALNNRHSAASLVPLLADAFTVVSYDRRGRGDSTNTPPYAVDREVEDLQALAAAADGPVHLYGHSSGGILSLEAAAVGIRVGKVAVYEPPYLTGGGDDWQAFVDKVRSLADSGRGSEAVEAFFRHAGAGFDPGMTRAPWWPALVSLAHTLPYDLTLSADGGVPADRFAGIAAPVLALHGGSSDSWAAAAATAVAAAVQDGRKNVIDGQAHAVAPDAVAPVLLEFFR, from the coding sequence ATGATCCAGACCGTCCAGTCCGCTGACGGAACCACCATCGCCTATGAGTTGGCGGGGTCCGGGCCGGCGCTTATCCTCGTGGGCGGGGCGCTGAACAACCGGCATTCCGCTGCCAGCCTGGTCCCCTTGCTGGCGGACGCGTTCACAGTGGTCAGCTACGATCGCCGCGGGCGTGGTGACAGCACGAACACGCCGCCCTATGCCGTCGACCGCGAAGTCGAAGACCTGCAAGCACTCGCGGCCGCAGCGGACGGCCCCGTGCATCTGTATGGACACTCCTCGGGAGGGATTCTGTCCCTGGAGGCGGCCGCTGTGGGAATCCGGGTCGGGAAGGTCGCCGTCTACGAACCGCCCTACCTGACCGGCGGCGGCGATGACTGGCAGGCTTTTGTGGACAAAGTACGTTCCCTGGCGGACAGCGGCCGCGGTAGTGAAGCGGTCGAGGCATTTTTCCGGCACGCCGGTGCCGGCTTTGACCCCGGAATGACCAGGGCGCCCTGGTGGCCGGCGTTGGTGTCCCTGGCACACACGTTGCCCTACGACCTGACGCTCTCGGCCGACGGCGGTGTGCCGGCAGACCGGTTTGCGGGCATCGCCGCCCCCGTCCTTGCCCTGCATGGTGGCTCCAGTGATTCCTGGGCAGCGGCAGCGGCCACCGCAGTGGCCGCTGCCGTGCAGGACGGGCGGAAGAACGTCATCGACGGCCAGGCCCACGCGGTGGCGCCCGACGCCGTCGCTCCCGTCCTGCTGGAATTCTTCCGCTGA
- a CDS encoding carbohydrate kinase family protein encodes MSQPSTGTLLFIGSATLDSIALVQDYPAADSRTVATDFTTAGGGPAATAAVAAARAGAQAAFAGVIGTDEEGDRIISGLQAEGVDTSAVVRDPGVKTGASVIVVSKATESRAIVTRPVPPVSFPAEGRFRELLDSSAWVHVDHLGWSAVANLPGLNHGNLNLSVDAGNPIPSFSPRGVALYVPTIERLRADYGDHHSVAALLQKAIDDGASAVVATAGSEGAWVKTGHTDTVHVPATPATIVSTLGAGDVYHGALLAAVAAGLPLVDAAAFAGRTAAASCGRLDGRSGIPHQNITPALASNLTPS; translated from the coding sequence GTGTCCCAACCATCAACCGGAACCCTACTCTTTATAGGCTCCGCCACCCTGGACTCCATAGCCCTGGTTCAGGATTATCCCGCTGCAGACAGCCGCACTGTCGCCACAGACTTTACGACGGCGGGAGGCGGGCCGGCTGCCACCGCCGCCGTTGCTGCCGCCAGGGCAGGCGCGCAGGCCGCTTTCGCCGGAGTCATCGGCACCGACGAGGAAGGCGACCGTATCATCAGCGGTCTGCAGGCTGAAGGCGTGGACACCTCAGCCGTGGTCCGCGATCCCGGCGTCAAAACCGGAGCCAGCGTCATCGTGGTCAGCAAGGCCACCGAAAGCCGCGCCATCGTCACCCGCCCGGTGCCGCCGGTCAGCTTCCCTGCCGAGGGGCGCTTCCGCGAACTCCTGGACTCCTCGGCGTGGGTGCACGTGGACCACCTGGGCTGGAGCGCCGTCGCCAACCTCCCCGGGCTCAACCACGGAAACCTGAACCTCAGTGTGGACGCCGGCAACCCCATCCCGTCCTTCAGTCCGCGCGGCGTCGCCCTGTATGTCCCCACCATCGAGCGGCTCCGCGCCGACTACGGCGACCACCACAGTGTTGCGGCGCTGCTCCAGAAAGCCATCGACGACGGCGCCTCCGCCGTCGTCGCGACCGCCGGGTCCGAAGGGGCCTGGGTCAAAACCGGCCACACCGACACCGTGCACGTGCCCGCGACGCCCGCCACCATCGTGTCCACCCTGGGCGCGGGCGACGTTTACCACGGCGCCCTGCTCGCCGCCGTTGCCGCCGGCCTGCCGCTGGTGGACGCGGCAGCCTTCGCCGGCCGCACCGCAGCCGCCTCCTGCGGGCGACTGGACGGCCGCTCCGGCATCCCACACCAGAACATCACCCCCGCCCTTGCCTCCAACCTCACCCCTAGCTGA
- a CDS encoding Gfo/Idh/MocA family protein, whose amino-acid sequence MSLPSAESVRTIRYGLIGAGHMAREHVRNLALIPGSHITAVSDPQPSSLAETVAEIGYEVQTFSRHQDLLASGLVDALVIASPNDTHLAILKDIFASGTNLPVLVEKPVCTTAEQADELESLAADYTAPVWVAMEYRYMPPVQEIIQAAHGGRLGNVYMLSIVEHRFPFLHKVDAWNRFTERTGGTLVEKCCHFFDLMRLILQDEPVRVYASGGHDVNHMDEMYNGRVSDMLDNAYVIVDFKGGRRAMLELSMFAEGSKFQERISIVGDAAKIETLIPVAANHWIEGDEAEATVEFSPRSPLGPEMHEVPVDEAVLAAGAHHGSTYYEHLGYRKAILGDGPVEVTVADGLQSVRMGLAAERSIIEGRPVELTNAGAGLSH is encoded by the coding sequence ATGTCATTGCCTTCTGCGGAATCGGTCCGGACCATTCGTTACGGCCTTATCGGTGCCGGCCACATGGCCCGCGAACACGTCCGGAACCTTGCCCTGATCCCGGGAAGCCACATCACCGCCGTCTCCGATCCCCAGCCGTCATCGCTGGCGGAGACCGTTGCGGAAATCGGCTACGAGGTACAAACCTTCTCCCGCCACCAGGACCTGCTCGCGTCCGGACTGGTCGATGCCTTGGTGATCGCCAGCCCCAACGACACGCACCTGGCCATCCTCAAAGACATCTTCGCGAGCGGCACCAACCTGCCCGTGCTGGTGGAAAAGCCCGTGTGCACCACGGCTGAACAGGCGGACGAGCTTGAATCGCTGGCAGCTGACTACACCGCGCCGGTGTGGGTTGCCATGGAGTACCGCTACATGCCGCCGGTGCAGGAGATCATCCAGGCAGCCCACGGCGGCAGGCTCGGCAACGTGTACATGCTCTCCATCGTGGAGCACCGCTTCCCATTCCTGCACAAGGTGGACGCCTGGAACCGCTTCACGGAGCGGACCGGAGGCACGCTGGTGGAGAAGTGCTGCCACTTCTTTGACCTGATGCGGCTGATCCTGCAGGACGAACCCGTCCGGGTCTACGCCAGCGGCGGCCACGACGTCAACCACATGGACGAGATGTACAACGGCAGGGTGTCGGACATGCTCGACAACGCGTACGTAATTGTGGACTTCAAGGGCGGGCGCCGGGCCATGTTGGAGCTGTCCATGTTCGCCGAGGGTTCCAAGTTCCAGGAGCGGATCTCCATTGTGGGCGACGCCGCCAAGATCGAGACCCTCATCCCGGTGGCAGCCAACCACTGGATTGAAGGCGACGAGGCCGAGGCGACGGTGGAATTCAGCCCGCGCTCGCCGCTGGGGCCGGAAATGCACGAGGTTCCGGTGGACGAGGCCGTCCTCGCTGCCGGCGCCCACCACGGCTCCACATACTATGAACACCTTGGCTACCGCAAGGCCATCCTGGGTGACGGGCCGGTGGAAGTTACGGTTGCCGACGGCCTGCAGTCCGTGCGCATGGGCCTGGCGGCCGAGCGCTCCATCATCGAAGGACGCCCCGTAGAGCTGACGAATGCGGGTGCCGGGCTCAGCCACTGA
- a CDS encoding phosphomannomutase/phosphoglucomutase, with product MDLTPSFKAYDVRGLVGVSISAESAEAVGAAFVDVLGLSGQTIACGGDMRPSSPGFSGAFAAGAARRGADVKSLGLISTDELYYVCGALDMAGAIFTASHNPAEYNGIKMAKAGAVPVSAETGLTAIRDLAQQYVDCGIPAAAAQGTVSTLDVLAGYAEKLRSLVPLDAVRPLKVVVDAGNGMAGLTVPAVLGDQFHPALPLTVVPLYFELDGTFPNHPANPLEPENLRDLQAAVIAHGADIGLAFDGDADRCFVIDENGRPVTPSAVTALIAVREIRRAQAAGEAKPVIIHNLITSRAVPEIIAAAGGWPVRTRVGHSFIKARMAEEGAVFGGEHSAHYYFRDFYNADTGMLAAMHVLAALGEQELPLSELVREFDPYAASGEINSSVDGVDGKVADVRASYANGAVIDELDGLSVSSKGGDWWFNLRASNTEELLRLNVEATDAATMAQVRDAVLQQIRA from the coding sequence ATGGACCTGACACCCTCCTTCAAGGCCTATGACGTGAGGGGCCTCGTCGGCGTTTCCATCAGCGCGGAAAGCGCCGAAGCCGTGGGCGCCGCGTTTGTGGACGTGCTGGGCCTGTCCGGCCAAACCATCGCCTGCGGGGGGGACATGCGGCCCTCTTCACCCGGCTTCAGCGGCGCCTTTGCGGCGGGCGCTGCCCGGCGCGGTGCGGACGTGAAGTCCCTGGGCCTTATCTCCACAGATGAGCTTTACTACGTGTGCGGCGCCCTGGACATGGCCGGAGCCATTTTCACCGCCAGCCATAACCCCGCGGAATACAACGGGATCAAGATGGCCAAGGCCGGCGCCGTGCCGGTCTCCGCCGAAACCGGGCTCACGGCCATACGGGACCTGGCCCAGCAGTATGTCGACTGCGGGATCCCCGCAGCCGCGGCCCAGGGCACCGTGTCCACGCTTGACGTGCTCGCCGGTTACGCCGAAAAGCTCCGCTCGCTGGTGCCCTTGGATGCCGTCCGGCCGCTAAAGGTGGTTGTGGACGCCGGCAACGGCATGGCGGGCCTGACCGTTCCCGCGGTCCTTGGGGACCAGTTCCACCCAGCGTTGCCGCTCACTGTTGTGCCGCTGTACTTCGAGCTCGACGGGACGTTCCCCAACCATCCTGCCAACCCCCTCGAGCCGGAGAACCTCCGCGACCTGCAGGCCGCCGTCATCGCCCACGGCGCTGACATTGGCCTGGCCTTCGACGGCGACGCCGACCGCTGCTTCGTGATCGACGAGAACGGAAGGCCAGTGACGCCGTCGGCCGTTACGGCATTGATTGCCGTCCGGGAGATCCGCCGCGCCCAGGCCGCCGGGGAAGCCAAGCCGGTGATCATCCACAACCTGATCACGTCGCGCGCAGTGCCGGAAATTATTGCCGCCGCGGGCGGATGGCCGGTCCGGACCCGGGTGGGGCATTCCTTTATCAAGGCCCGGATGGCCGAGGAGGGCGCCGTGTTCGGCGGCGAACACTCGGCCCACTACTACTTCCGCGACTTCTACAACGCGGACACGGGCATGCTTGCCGCAATGCACGTCCTGGCCGCCCTCGGCGAGCAGGAGCTGCCCCTGTCCGAACTGGTTCGCGAGTTCGACCCGTACGCAGCCAGCGGCGAAATCAACTCATCCGTGGACGGCGTCGACGGCAAGGTGGCGGACGTGCGGGCCAGCTACGCGAACGGTGCCGTGATCGACGAACTCGACGGGCTCAGCGTCAGCAGCAAGGGCGGGGACTGGTGGTTCAACCTGAGGGCCTCCAACACGGAGGAACTGCTGCGGCTTAACGTCGAAGCCACCGACGCCGCCACCATGGCCCAGGTGCGCGACGCCGTCCTGCAGCAGATCCGGGCCTAG